DNA sequence from the Leuconostoc lactis genome:
TAAATCATGACCCTGAATTTAGAGCTGGCGACACGATGCAAGTGGCCAACTTCAAATTAACGGCCTTAGATTATGACAATGCTTACATTTCAGAATTTATTGTTCAAGAGTTACCAACACCAAAACAAGACTTAAATCATAATGGCATCTTCGACGAAGATGAAAAAGATGACAAGTCAAATACAGAGGACTCACCCGCTTAATGAAAAGACCGCAAACGCGGTCTTTTTTGGTGTCCGGCATTTTATGTTAGAATGGAGATAATAACCATTTAGGAGGCGATTGTAGCGCATTGCGGAACGACTGTTCAAGACAATGGCCTACAACTATTACTATGTCAATTAACGTCTATATCGTCCGTCACGGCGAAACTTACTTCAACTTTTTACACCGTTTTCAAGGTTGGTCTGATGCTCCCCTCACCCCAAAAGGGATCGAACATGGCTTGAATGCCGGCAAGCGGCTCGCTAACATTCATTTTGATGGTGCTTACTCATCTGATTTGACCCGTGCCATTCATACCGCGCGCTATATTTTGAAAAATAATACCGCAGACTCACCAGAGGAACCTACGCAACTCTTTGACTTCCGTGAACAGTTCTTTGGGTCGTTTGAAGGGATTAACGGTGAAACTGTTACAACAACCTTAACGGCTTTTAAAGAAACACCCTTTGAAACTTACGCAAACTTGATTACCATTTACGGCATGGCCGACGCAATGAATACCATTCATCAAGCTGACCCCTACCATTTCGCCGAAGACGACGAACAATGGTGGACGCGCGT
Encoded proteins:
- a CDS encoding histidine phosphatase family protein, with the protein product MSINVYIVRHGETYFNFLHRFQGWSDAPLTPKGIEHGLNAGKRLANIHFDGAYSSDLTRAIHTARYILKNNTADSPEEPTQLFDFREQFFGSFEGINGETVTTTLTAFKETPFETYANLITIYGMADAMNTIHQADPYHFAEDDEQWWTRVSRGFNDIRVRHKDGDNVLIVSHGTTIRGIAEKLGRHDFASEPVKNGAVMQLALDPHDATVVRFNDDTTVF